A stretch of Deltaproteobacteria bacterium DNA encodes these proteins:
- a CDS encoding HD domain-containing protein has product MVTLDLLLEAVRLKALPRAGWVRKGVPTPETVASHSWGVAWLVLALLPPELDRGRALAYATLHDLPEVRVGDITPVDGVSAEDKSQREHAAMRALGTSAPHVVALWEAYEAQQDPEARFVRELDRLDMALQALTHHRAGQEGMAEFVASARAFIQHPALVPVVEAVHAELTSEPARR; this is encoded by the coding sequence ATGGTGACGCTGGACTTGCTTCTCGAGGCGGTGCGGCTCAAGGCCCTCCCCCGCGCGGGTTGGGTGCGCAAGGGCGTCCCCACACCGGAGACCGTCGCCAGCCACAGCTGGGGCGTGGCCTGGCTGGTGCTCGCGCTCCTGCCGCCCGAGCTGGATCGCGGGCGAGCGCTCGCCTACGCGACGCTCCACGACCTCCCCGAGGTGCGCGTGGGCGACATCACGCCCGTCGACGGCGTGTCGGCCGAGGACAAGTCCCAGCGCGAGCACGCGGCCATGCGCGCCCTGGGCACGAGCGCGCCTCACGTCGTCGCGCTGTGGGAAGCCTACGAAGCCCAGCAGGATCCCGAGGCGCGCTTCGTCCGCGAGCTCGACCGGCTGGACATGGCCTTGCAAGCCCTCACGCACCACCGCGCAGGACAAGAAGGCATGGCCGAGTTCGTGGCCAGCGCGCGGGCGTTCATCCAGCACCCGGCGCTCGTGCCGGTGGTCGAAGCCGTCCATGCCGAGCTGACGAGCGAGCCGGCGCGGCGATAA
- a CDS encoding DUF4261 domain-containing protein: MPKGHFTQSTTVLFEHAPSLDVLAAALGGFTIARRMEDPGPPWMGGPSLLIPMRPEVNGYVLIDIVPQPWPDRMGDPKQHVDLFGAWALGWFGPFVYPGNLMRAKAMSFGWRGAKEVAERHTSFVRIKASYVLGASNQAQVLPADYAPLPELQLVTELARAVMKAPHALAYFNPNGEVLRSPEGLDEDLTWCREHDLPPLPVWANVRMFAIDELPGWSLMDTVGMEQLDVQDHEACFQTGKYKPQEVDKFLRNSTLYVLNEGRTINDGDTMDGPGGIPWQAFAFEESLTPRNRPTLRWLPLDGTRAPPPVGPK; this comes from the coding sequence ATGCCCAAGGGCCACTTCACCCAGAGTACGACCGTGCTCTTCGAGCACGCGCCCTCGCTCGACGTGCTCGCTGCCGCGCTGGGCGGTTTCACCATCGCGCGCCGAATGGAGGACCCCGGCCCGCCGTGGATGGGAGGCCCGTCGCTGCTGATACCCATGCGGCCCGAGGTGAACGGGTACGTCCTCATCGACATCGTCCCGCAGCCCTGGCCCGATCGGATGGGCGACCCCAAGCAGCACGTGGATCTCTTCGGTGCATGGGCGCTCGGCTGGTTCGGTCCGTTCGTGTATCCGGGCAACCTCATGCGCGCGAAGGCAATGAGCTTCGGCTGGCGCGGCGCCAAGGAGGTGGCCGAGCGGCACACGTCCTTCGTGCGAATCAAGGCCAGCTACGTGCTCGGCGCCTCGAATCAAGCTCAAGTGCTCCCGGCCGACTACGCGCCGTTGCCGGAGCTGCAGCTCGTGACCGAGCTCGCGCGCGCGGTGATGAAGGCGCCGCACGCGCTCGCCTACTTCAACCCGAACGGCGAGGTGCTGCGCTCGCCCGAAGGGCTCGATGAAGATCTCACCTGGTGCCGCGAGCACGACCTGCCGCCGCTGCCGGTTTGGGCGAACGTGCGGATGTTCGCGATTGACGAGCTCCCGGGCTGGTCGCTGATGGATACCGTGGGCATGGAACAGCTCGACGTCCAGGATCACGAGGCGTGCTTTCAGACTGGTAAATACAAACCTCAAGAAGTCGATAAGTTTCTGCGAAATTCGACTCTGTATGTCCTCAACGAGGGCCGCACCATCAACGATGGCGACACCATGGATGGCCCTGGTGGCATCCCGTGGCAGGCCTTTGCTTTCGAGGAGAGCTTGACCCCGCGGAACCGGCCGACGCTTCGGTGGCTGCCCCTCGACGGGACCCGTGCGCCGCCGCCGGTGGGGCCGAAGTAG
- the nadD gene encoding nicotinate (nicotinamide) nucleotide adenylyltransferase, with amino-acid sequence MRVALLGGSFNPPHVGHLMAAYWTLATQDVDRVWLMPAFNHPFRKNLTPFEHRVAMCELAARDVARVEVSRIEAEVGGEGWTFEVLEHLQKTRPDIQPSLVIGSDLLLERDKWRRFDRILELAKLIVVHRAGYDVPEARGPVLAEVSSTEVRRRLGANEDVSEWVPRAVAEYARAHKLYVG; translated from the coding sequence ATGCGCGTCGCGCTGCTCGGAGGATCGTTCAACCCGCCGCACGTGGGCCACCTCATGGCCGCGTACTGGACGCTCGCGACCCAAGACGTCGATCGCGTGTGGCTCATGCCCGCGTTCAACCACCCGTTCCGAAAGAACCTCACGCCGTTCGAGCACCGCGTGGCCATGTGCGAGCTCGCCGCGCGTGATGTGGCGCGGGTGGAGGTGAGCCGCATCGAGGCCGAGGTCGGCGGAGAGGGGTGGACGTTCGAGGTGCTCGAGCACTTGCAGAAGACGCGGCCCGACATCCAGCCCAGCCTCGTCATCGGCAGTGATCTGCTGCTCGAGCGCGACAAGTGGCGGCGGTTCGATCGCATTTTGGAATTGGCGAAGCTCATCGTCGTGCACCGCGCGGGCTACGACGTGCCCGAGGCTCGAGGGCCGGTGCTCGCCGAGGTGAGCTCGACCGAAGTGAGGCGGCGGCTGGGCGCGAACGAAGATGTGAGCGAGTGGGTGCCGCGCGCGGTCGCGGAGTACGCGCGCGCGCACAAGCTCTACGTGGGCTGA
- a CDS encoding efflux RND transporter periplasmic adaptor subunit, which yields MARRLVMALVGLAAVGGLGAFIHSRGEAQAPGANGGAPSPAERVTPVRTANVQVGDVPIVLEGLGSAAAYETVTVRSQVDGRLEKVSFTEGQAVKKGDLLAQVDPRPFTIQLHQAQAALARDQATLSNAELNLKRDQDLVDKKLISPQDFDNQKAATDSAKAALQADQAAIESANLNLDYARITSPIDGLTGVRQVDMGNLVHASDPNGIVVVTKLDPIAVLFTLPQDDLPQVSAAMAQGTLTVELFSRDGSAKLGEGKLLLVDNQINASTATLKLKAIADNPGHTLWPNQFVKARLKLEVQHDAKTVPAEALQTGPNGMFVYTVSADQTVAATPVKVSLVQGDTAVISSGLSGGEQVVIDGQNQLRPGAKVSTKSMGAGGPRGEATASAGESSGGGHHRGDKGGGGGGGSGAAGRAVSDR from the coding sequence ATGGCGCGAAGGCTGGTCATGGCCCTGGTGGGCCTCGCCGCAGTGGGCGGCCTGGGCGCCTTCATCCACAGCCGCGGCGAGGCCCAAGCACCGGGCGCGAACGGCGGCGCTCCGAGCCCGGCCGAACGCGTGACGCCCGTTCGCACGGCCAACGTGCAGGTGGGCGACGTGCCCATCGTCCTCGAGGGCCTGGGCAGCGCCGCGGCGTACGAGACGGTCACCGTGCGCAGCCAGGTCGACGGGCGCCTCGAGAAGGTGAGCTTCACCGAGGGCCAGGCCGTGAAGAAGGGCGACCTGCTCGCCCAGGTCGATCCCCGGCCCTTTACCATTCAGTTACATCAGGCGCAGGCCGCGCTCGCGCGAGACCAGGCCACGCTCAGCAACGCCGAGCTCAACCTCAAGCGCGACCAGGACCTCGTCGACAAGAAGCTCATCTCGCCGCAGGACTTCGACAACCAGAAGGCCGCCACCGATTCTGCCAAGGCCGCACTTCAGGCCGATCAGGCGGCCATCGAATCGGCCAACCTGAACCTCGACTACGCGCGCATCACCTCGCCCATCGACGGGCTCACCGGCGTCCGCCAGGTGGATATGGGCAACCTCGTCCACGCGAGCGATCCCAACGGCATCGTGGTGGTCACCAAGCTCGACCCGATTGCGGTGCTCTTCACCCTGCCCCAGGACGACCTGCCGCAGGTCTCGGCCGCGATGGCGCAAGGGACGCTCACCGTCGAGCTGTTCAGCCGCGACGGCTCGGCCAAGCTCGGCGAAGGCAAGCTGCTGCTCGTCGACAACCAGATCAACGCCTCGACCGCGACCTTGAAGCTCAAGGCCATCGCCGACAACCCCGGCCACACGCTCTGGCCCAACCAGTTCGTGAAGGCGCGGCTGAAGCTCGAGGTGCAGCACGACGCGAAGACGGTGCCCGCTGAGGCGCTGCAGACCGGACCCAACGGCATGTTCGTGTACACCGTGAGCGCAGACCAGACCGTCGCCGCGACCCCGGTGAAGGTCTCGCTCGTGCAGGGCGACACGGCGGTCATCTCCAGCGGGCTCTCCGGCGGCGAGCAGGTCGTCATCGATGGGCAGAACCAGCTCCGGCCCGGCGCCAAGGTGTCCACCAAGTCCATGGGCGCCGGCGGGCCGCGCGGTGAAGCCACCGCGAGCGCAGGTGAGAGCTCGGGCGGCGGCCACCACAGGGGCGACAAGGGCGGCGGCGGTGGCGGCGGGAGTGGCGCGGCAGGACGCGCCGTGAGCGACCGGTGA
- a CDS encoding DUF1343 domain-containing protein, giving the protein MVAAQRGFDFLRGKRVGAICNPTAVDDTFRHLADLLREANGVTLAALFGPEHGVRGAAQDMIGVDSDRDPKTGVPVHSLYGKTFDSLKPTPESLQGLDALVFDIQDVGSRYYTFVYTMALCMQAAAKAKIPFFVLDRPNPIGLEAVEGNIVHEGFGSFVGMYPIATRHGMTAGELAKYFNVEHGIGCELTVIACEGLKRSMLWEDMGLQFVPPSPNMPTPDTALVYPGMCLAEGTNLNEGRGTTRPFEIFGAPYLDPEEYAAALTAEKLPGVMFRPLHFLPTFHKHAGKDCGGVMIHVTDKRAFLPVRTGAATMLHAWRQAHTRGFAWRTEKYEFVDDVLAIDLLFGTDSVRKGIEAGKPLDGCLDGFATDLATFQKKRARHLIYS; this is encoded by the coding sequence ATGGTCGCAGCGCAGCGCGGATTCGACTTCCTCCGGGGGAAGCGCGTGGGTGCCATCTGCAACCCCACGGCCGTGGACGACACGTTCCGGCACCTGGCGGATCTGCTCCGCGAGGCGAACGGCGTGACGCTGGCGGCGCTCTTCGGGCCGGAGCACGGCGTGCGCGGCGCAGCCCAGGACATGATCGGTGTCGACAGCGATCGCGACCCGAAGACGGGCGTGCCCGTGCACTCGCTGTACGGCAAGACCTTTGATTCGCTCAAGCCCACGCCCGAGAGCCTTCAGGGCCTGGACGCGCTCGTATTCGATATTCAAGATGTTGGAAGTCGATATTACACTTTTGTTTACACGATGGCCCTGTGCATGCAGGCAGCGGCCAAGGCGAAGATCCCGTTCTTCGTGCTGGATCGGCCGAACCCGATTGGCCTGGAGGCCGTCGAGGGCAACATCGTGCACGAGGGCTTCGGCTCGTTCGTGGGCATGTACCCCATCGCCACCCGCCACGGCATGACCGCCGGCGAGCTCGCGAAGTACTTCAACGTCGAGCACGGCATCGGCTGCGAGCTCACCGTCATCGCCTGCGAGGGCTTGAAGCGCTCCATGCTCTGGGAGGACATGGGCCTGCAGTTCGTGCCGCCGTCGCCGAATATGCCCACGCCCGACACCGCGCTGGTGTACCCCGGCATGTGCCTCGCCGAGGGCACCAACCTCAACGAGGGCCGCGGCACCACGCGGCCGTTCGAGATCTTTGGCGCCCCGTACCTCGACCCCGAGGAGTACGCGGCCGCGCTCACGGCCGAGAAGCTGCCCGGCGTGATGTTCCGGCCGCTGCACTTCCTGCCCACGTTCCACAAGCACGCCGGCAAGGACTGCGGCGGCGTGATGATCCACGTGACCGACAAGCGCGCGTTCCTGCCCGTGCGCACAGGCGCGGCGACGATGCTTCATGCCTGGCGGCAGGCGCACACCCGGGGCTTCGCGTGGCGCACCGAGAAGTACGAGTTCGTGGACGACGTGCTCGCGATTGATCTGCTCTTTGGCACGGACAGCGTCCGTAAGGGCATCGAGGCGGGAAAGCCGCTCGACGGCTGCCTCGACGGCTTCGCGACGGATTTGGCCACGTTCCAGAAGAAGCGAGCCCGGCATCTCATCTATTCTTAG
- a CDS encoding response regulator, which translates to MDSTRFRVLMVDDDEALLESLRTSLAPAFEVEITRSPSVALQRLRESDFHVVCVAVRLPGITGLELYEKLRAQGRPEAVVIFVPPGELAPARPAEGGEMLSTLEKPFEHGRLVRLMEQLGRLAQMQRNLAKPRPASRTLAATAARPISGGNPAARPISGSNPARPISAGNPARPPSTATPPAGSPLAGARPVSGALVGTARPATGANSARPPTEPQPALTGRARAPETTPVLPGRSPITRPPEVTPMSKVPPPTGRPSEPTPPQQTELPSGRSSEPTPDPQEKKS; encoded by the coding sequence ATGGACTCGACGCGCTTTCGGGTGCTGATGGTGGACGACGACGAGGCCCTCCTCGAGAGCCTCCGCACGTCGTTGGCGCCTGCGTTCGAGGTGGAGATCACCCGATCTCCCAGCGTGGCCCTGCAGCGCTTGCGTGAATCGGACTTCCACGTGGTCTGCGTGGCCGTGCGCCTGCCCGGCATCACCGGTCTGGAGCTCTACGAGAAGCTGCGCGCGCAAGGCCGGCCCGAGGCGGTGGTCATCTTCGTTCCCCCGGGCGAGCTGGCGCCCGCGCGGCCCGCGGAAGGCGGCGAGATGCTCTCCACGCTGGAGAAGCCCTTCGAGCACGGCCGACTGGTGCGGTTGATGGAGCAGCTCGGCAGGCTGGCGCAGATGCAGCGCAACCTGGCCAAGCCGCGGCCGGCGTCGCGGACGTTGGCCGCGACGGCCGCGCGACCGATCAGCGGCGGCAATCCAGCCGCGCGACCGATCAGCGGCAGCAACCCGGCCCGGCCGATCAGCGCAGGCAATCCGGCGCGACCGCCGAGCACCGCGACACCGCCTGCCGGGAGTCCGCTCGCGGGAGCCCGGCCGGTCAGCGGGGCCTTGGTGGGCACGGCGCGGCCGGCGACGGGCGCCAACTCCGCTCGGCCGCCGACGGAGCCGCAGCCCGCTCTGACCGGGCGTGCGCGCGCCCCCGAGACCACGCCCGTGCTGCCAGGACGCAGCCCGATCACCCGGCCGCCCGAGGTCACGCCGATGTCGAAGGTGCCGCCGCCGACGGGCCGGCCGAGCGAGCCCACGCCGCCGCAGCAGACCGAGCTGCCGTCTGGGCGCTCGAGCGAGCCGACGCCAGATCCACAAGAGAAGAAGTCGTAG